One genomic segment of Caloranaerobacter ferrireducens includes these proteins:
- a CDS encoding ABC transporter ATP-binding protein, with product MLKVREVSKIYENGRGIQDFTLDANQGEVICLVGPNGAGKTTIIKMLAGVMKSDSGMCAIDAIPTVDVNAKFKIGYLPENVFVYNKLTVYSFLRFVATMKEITNFEKEIKRFLFEFELWEYRDEPIKKLSMGMKKKIGIIIAFLGYPSLIILDEPTNGLDTKGIIFLKNEIKKAKEEGCIIVISSHILDFVKHIGSKFIFIKSGKIVRQVSAFEGIDLEEIYSVLYFSGNMSCFQ from the coding sequence ATGTTAAAAGTTAGAGAGGTATCAAAGATATATGAAAATGGTAGAGGAATACAAGATTTTACTTTAGATGCTAATCAAGGGGAAGTTATTTGCTTAGTAGGTCCTAATGGAGCAGGTAAAACAACTATAATAAAAATGTTGGCTGGAGTAATGAAAAGTGATAGCGGCATGTGTGCTATTGATGCTATTCCCACTGTTGATGTAAATGCGAAATTTAAAATAGGATATTTGCCTGAAAATGTGTTTGTATATAATAAATTAACAGTATACAGTTTTTTGAGATTTGTAGCTACAATGAAGGAAATTACTAATTTTGAAAAAGAGATAAAAAGATTTCTTTTTGAATTTGAATTGTGGGAATATAGAGATGAACCTATAAAAAAATTATCAATGGGAATGAAGAAAAAGATAGGAATAATAATTGCATTTCTTGGATACCCTAGCTTAATTATTTTAGATGAACCGACAAATGGGTTAGATACTAAAGGGATTATTTTTTTAAAAAATGAAATAAAAAAAGCTAAAGAAGAGGGATGTATAATTGTGATTTCAAGCCACATTTTAGATTTTGTAAAGCATATAGGTTCAAAATTTATTTTTATAAAATCGGGGAAAATTGTGAGGCAAGTATCTGCTTTTGAAGGAATAGATTTAGAAGAAATATACAGTGTTCTATATTTTTCAGGGAATATGTCGTGTTTTCAATGA
- a CDS encoding PDZ domain-containing protein yields MIKIVEILYLSVLTLIQVFLNPVYWGIIVLLYFQYKKIGKMEKNILGINKKSNFTRVFSSMVKGTLGGVLGSLIIILLGVTIQASDFKYIFLIAVILMLIHPRFICFSYAGGIISLSYLIFGYPKVNVSSIMAIVGILHLIESFLILVDGDSTKIPIYVERNQKIVGGFNMMRFWPIPFIVLLTVEGMIGSDGVNMPNWWPLFKLDNVFLNTDNIIYVMMGVVAALGYGDMAVSDYPENKVKESSRNLFIYSILLIILSVVSTYIYAFKYIAALFGPLAHEGLIQIGRAKEKRGQPKFECPEFGVKILDVMPNEIAGKIGLEPGDIIISINGDRVNSKDEIQYILSSYPTYIWIEYIDRNGKYQTKEYMDYKYGIRKLGILTIPRYSAYSFVVKEIESPLMKLRKKFKDK; encoded by the coding sequence ATGATTAAAATTGTAGAGATATTATATTTATCAGTCTTAACACTAATACAAGTGTTTTTAAATCCAGTATATTGGGGGATAATAGTCTTATTATATTTTCAATATAAAAAGATTGGCAAAATGGAGAAAAATATATTGGGTATAAACAAAAAATCAAATTTTACGAGAGTTTTTTCATCTATGGTAAAGGGGACTTTAGGAGGTGTTTTGGGCAGTTTAATCATTATTTTATTAGGAGTTACAATACAGGCTAGCGATTTTAAATACATATTTTTAATTGCAGTTATTTTAATGTTAATTCATCCTCGATTTATTTGTTTTTCATATGCAGGAGGCATTATATCTTTATCATATTTAATATTTGGTTATCCAAAGGTGAATGTATCAAGTATAATGGCTATTGTCGGTATTTTACATTTAATAGAAAGTTTTTTAATTTTAGTAGATGGTGATTCGACTAAAATACCAATATATGTTGAGAGAAATCAAAAAATAGTGGGCGGATTTAACATGATGAGATTTTGGCCTATTCCTTTTATAGTATTATTGACAGTTGAAGGGATGATTGGCAGTGATGGTGTAAATATGCCTAATTGGTGGCCTTTATTTAAACTTGATAATGTATTTTTAAATACAGATAATATAATATATGTGATGATGGGAGTTGTTGCAGCTTTAGGATATGGTGATATGGCTGTTAGTGACTATCCTGAAAATAAAGTGAAGGAATCTTCTAGGAACTTATTTATATATAGTATTTTATTAATAATATTATCTGTTGTATCGACTTATATATATGCTTTCAAATATATAGCTGCACTGTTTGGACCTTTAGCTCATGAAGGTTTAATACAGATAGGTAGAGCTAAGGAAAAGAGGGGGCAACCTAAATTCGAATGCCCAGAATTTGGAGTGAAAATTTTAGATGTAATGCCAAATGAAATTGCAGGAAAGATAGGATTAGAACCTGGTGATATAATAATTTCTATTAATGGGGATCGAGTGAATAGTAAAGATGAAATCCAATATATTTTATCAAGTTATCCAACGTACATATGGATAGAATATATAGATAGAAATGGGAAATATCAGACTAAAGAGTACATGGATTATAAGTATGGTATAAGAAAACTAGGAATTTTGACAATTCCGAGATATTCAGCTTATTCATTTGTAGTTAAAGAAATAGAAAGTCCACTTATGAAATTAAGGAAAAAGTTTAAAGATAAATAG
- the ftsX gene encoding permease-like cell division protein FtsX, translated as MKFRLFKNIIKQGFVSMWRNRMMSLASIGSVMSVLIILGIVLVIVLNINNLTSMTKEQFDEIQVYLEDDINQDQIEKIGEKLRELNGVLAVIYQSKEQALEVLKKEWGNEAYLLEGLEKNPLPNSYIIQLKDIKYTEDVVNYINGLTGIEDIKYYKDIVEKMMTISNFIRVGGLVVISILILVSIFIISNTIKLTVAARRREINIMKYIGATNGYIRGPFILEGIFLGAIGSLLAILVVYCSYKYLSLVINEKLYVLFTVYIIPYYEILDDIAIMFTAIGIGIGVLGSIVSLRKFLNV; from the coding sequence ATGAAGTTTAGATTGTTTAAAAATATCATTAAACAGGGCTTTGTAAGCATGTGGAGAAATCGAATGATGAGTTTAGCATCCATTGGTTCTGTTATGTCAGTACTAATTATTCTAGGTATTGTATTAGTGATTGTATTAAATATAAATAATTTAACTAGTATGACCAAAGAGCAGTTTGATGAAATACAAGTTTATCTTGAAGATGATATAAATCAAGACCAAATTGAGAAGATTGGAGAAAAGTTAAGAGAATTAAATGGAGTGTTAGCTGTTATCTATCAGTCTAAAGAACAGGCTTTAGAGGTATTAAAAAAAGAATGGGGAAATGAAGCGTATTTACTTGAAGGATTAGAAAAAAATCCATTACCTAATTCTTATATAATACAGCTTAAAGACATTAAGTATACAGAAGATGTAGTTAATTATATAAATGGGCTAACTGGGATTGAAGATATAAAATATTACAAAGATATTGTTGAAAAAATGATGACTATATCGAATTTTATAAGAGTTGGTGGACTTGTGGTTATCAGTATATTAATTTTAGTGTCGATATTTATAATTTCTAATACAATAAAGCTTACTGTAGCAGCAAGAAGAAGAGAGATAAATATTATGAAGTATATAGGTGCTACAAATGGGTATATTAGAGGTCCATTTATTTTAGAAGGTATTTTCCTTGGAGCTATTGGTTCACTTTTAGCTATATTGGTGGTTTACTGCAGTTACAAATATTTATCTTTAGTTATTAACGAGAAATTGTATGTATTGTTTACAGTATATATAATTCCTTATTATGAAATTCTTGATGATATAGCGATTATGTTTACGGCAATTGGGATTGGAATAGGTGTTTTAGGTAGCATTGTATCTTTAAGAAAGTTCCTTAATGTGTAA
- a CDS encoding 5-formyltetrahydrofolate cyclo-ligase, with amino-acid sequence MEKSELRRKVLNKRKELSNRDIVNLSDKIIDLLINTTLYKNANYIMTYIDFRNEVKTEKLIKKSLEIGKKIIIPISLTESRELLLSELKDYDNELTTGAYGILEPKKEYIRKVSSQILDLIIVPGVVFDKRGYRIGYGGGYYDKFLLNISKSVPKVALAFDFQVVEKINEEKHDIPVDYIITEKGIVKRANS; translated from the coding sequence ATGGAAAAAAGTGAATTGAGGAGAAAAGTACTTAACAAAAGAAAAGAACTTTCTAATAGAGATATAGTCAACCTAAGTGATAAAATAATAGATTTATTAATAAATACAACACTTTATAAAAACGCTAATTATATTATGACTTATATTGATTTTAGAAATGAAGTAAAAACAGAAAAATTAATCAAAAAATCTTTAGAAATAGGCAAAAAAATTATAATTCCTATAAGTTTAACAGAATCCAGAGAATTGCTTCTTTCAGAGTTAAAAGATTATGACAATGAGCTTACAACTGGTGCATACGGCATATTAGAACCTAAAAAAGAGTACATAAGAAAAGTTTCCTCACAAATTTTAGATTTGATTATCGTTCCAGGAGTTGTATTTGATAAAAGGGGTTATAGAATAGGTTATGGTGGAGGCTATTATGACAAATTTTTACTTAATATAAGTAAATCAGTACCAAAAGTAGCTCTAGCATTTGACTTTCAAGTTGTTGAAAAAATAAACGAAGAAAAACATGATATTCCTGTAGATTATATAATAACAGAAAAAGGTATCGTAAAAAGGGCTAACAGCTGA
- the ftsE gene encoding cell division ATP-binding protein FtsE: MIDFINVSKEYSNGVKALSNINIHIDKGEFVFIVGSSGAGKSTLIKLLLKEENPTEGKIYLNNMDITKVKNRRIPYIRRNIGVVFQDFRLLKNKTVYENVAFAMEIVGSSSKEIRRQVPMVLSMVGLSSKAHSYPDQLSGGEQQRVSIARALVNRPTVLIADEPTGNLDPDTAWEIMGLLKEINRRGTTVLMATHARDIVNAMRRRVIALENGRVVKDELKGVYDYEV; encoded by the coding sequence ATGATAGACTTCATAAATGTTAGTAAAGAATACAGTAATGGTGTAAAAGCATTGTCGAATATAAATATTCACATAGATAAGGGTGAATTTGTTTTTATAGTTGGTTCAAGTGGTGCTGGTAAATCGACATTAATAAAATTACTTTTAAAAGAAGAAAATCCTACAGAGGGTAAGATATATCTAAACAATATGGATATTACAAAAGTTAAAAATAGAAGAATACCTTATATTAGAAGGAATATAGGGGTAGTATTTCAGGATTTTAGATTATTAAAGAATAAAACAGTTTATGAAAATGTAGCATTTGCTATGGAAATAGTAGGAAGTTCGTCAAAAGAAATAAGAAGACAAGTACCTATGGTGCTGAGCATGGTTGGATTGAGTAGCAAAGCCCATAGTTATCCTGATCAATTATCTGGTGGTGAGCAGCAGAGAGTTTCAATAGCTAGAGCTTTAGTTAATAGACCAACAGTTTTAATTGCAGATGAGCCTACAGGAAATCTTGATCCTGATACAGCATGGGAAATCATGGGATTATTAAAAGAAATAAATAGAAGAGGAACTACGGTTCTTATGGCCACCCACGCAAGAGATATAGTAAATGCTATGAGAAGAAGAGTTATAGCTTTAGAAAATGGAAGAGTTGTAAAAGATGAATTGAAGGGTGTGTACGACTATGAAGTTTAG
- a CDS encoding PucR family transcriptional regulator yields the protein MLTKLEIEQILNKISGIIGESVLLVNEADKKEISTDNVECICSFMLDGEEYYLFVKHDVELTDREKALIKIILEDISISDIKKQNEDIRSLFFEDLDEQRIKKFLKNIGIELDKDLVVAIIKSYNEAENSDIIAIINNIVDDNVIFCRLDDDLFGIIIQNTEEITEILIQIIKAIETELLQKVEIGVSSINSPLNIKKAYQEGKTALLLGRKFNIPENIYYYEKLTVYRILSQIDERMLLSIYDETLKYGIQQLSSDEIKTAMYFFECNLNISETARKLYIHRNTLIYRLDKIQKDTGFNLRIFSDALEFYLLLLIYKTLDR from the coding sequence ATGTTAACAAAACTAGAAATTGAACAGATATTAAACAAAATAAGTGGAATTATTGGAGAAAGTGTACTATTAGTTAACGAAGCGGATAAGAAAGAAATTTCGACAGATAATGTAGAGTGTATATGTAGTTTTATGTTAGATGGTGAGGAATATTATTTATTTGTAAAGCACGATGTTGAATTGACAGATAGAGAAAAAGCTTTGATAAAGATAATTTTAGAAGATATAAGTATTAGTGATATAAAAAAACAAAATGAAGATATCAGAAGCTTGTTTTTTGAAGATTTAGATGAGCAAAGAATAAAAAAATTTTTAAAAAATATTGGAATAGAATTAGATAAAGATTTAGTGGTAGCAATTATAAAGAGCTATAATGAAGCAGAAAATTCAGATATTATTGCAATTATTAACAATATAGTAGATGACAATGTTATATTTTGCAGATTAGATGATGACTTGTTTGGAATTATTATTCAGAATACCGAAGAAATTACAGAAATACTAATACAAATCATAAAGGCTATTGAAACAGAACTTTTACAAAAAGTTGAAATTGGAGTAAGTTCAATTAATTCTCCCCTTAATATAAAAAAAGCTTACCAAGAAGGCAAAACAGCTTTGCTATTAGGACGTAAGTTTAATATTCCAGAGAATATATATTATTATGAAAAACTTACAGTATATAGAATATTATCTCAGATAGATGAGAGAATGTTATTAAGTATTTATGATGAAACTTTAAAATACGGTATACAGCAGTTAAGCTCTGATGAAATCAAAACAGCAATGTATTTTTTTGAGTGTAATTTAAACATTAGTGAAACTGCAAGAAAATTGTATATTCATAGAAATACGTTGATATATAGGTTAGATAAAATACAAAAAGATACAGGGTTTAACTTGAGAATTTTTAGTGATGCTCTAGAATTTTATCTATTATTGTTGATATATAAAACTTTAGATAGATAA
- a CDS encoding murein hydrolase activator EnvC family protein: MNFRRKISFLLIMILLINVSFVYGSSGDVDKERKKLQEVNRGLDKLREELKQNKSKYSKVAREIKKLDQQIDKADRELYEVEKQLEEINKDIEITKNELMQAENNIKAKKDILNSRLRVIYKNGTIGYLEVLLESKNISDFLSRLDMVKRIIDHDVDILKYMKEQRDIISTKKETLEDQLNMVENIKKKMEDKKNQLLVATRAKESMMKELKKNIKELEKQEDELVKLSKKLEAEIRKKQIAAKYAGGKMLWPAPGYYRITSYFGYRIHPILKKKKLHTGLDIAVPLGGKIVAANDGVVQYAGWLGGYGKVVWIDHGGGISTLYAHNSRLLVKKGQKVKKGQAISKAGSTGYSTGPHLHFEVRKNGKVVNPLPWVKGK; this comes from the coding sequence TTGAACTTTAGAAGAAAAATATCATTTTTATTAATTATGATCTTATTGATAAACGTATCTTTTGTTTATGGATCAAGTGGTGATGTAGATAAAGAAAGGAAAAAATTACAAGAGGTTAATAGAGGTTTAGATAAGCTTAGAGAAGAATTAAAACAAAATAAAAGTAAATATAGCAAAGTAGCGAGAGAAATAAAAAAGTTAGACCAACAGATTGATAAGGCAGATAGAGAATTGTATGAAGTAGAAAAGCAACTAGAAGAAATTAATAAAGATATTGAAATTACGAAAAATGAACTTATGCAAGCAGAGAATAATATCAAAGCGAAGAAGGATATTTTAAACTCAAGACTAAGAGTTATATACAAAAATGGAACTATTGGATATTTAGAAGTACTTTTAGAGTCTAAGAATATAAGTGATTTTCTTTCTAGGTTAGACATGGTAAAGAGGATAATAGATCATGATGTTGATATACTAAAATATATGAAGGAACAGAGAGATATTATTTCTACCAAAAAAGAAACCTTAGAAGATCAATTAAATATGGTAGAGAACATAAAAAAGAAAATGGAAGACAAAAAAAATCAGCTGTTAGTTGCTACAAGAGCAAAAGAGAGTATGATGAAGGAATTAAAGAAGAATATTAAGGAGCTTGAAAAGCAAGAAGATGAATTAGTTAAGCTATCAAAGAAATTAGAAGCCGAGATAAGGAAAAAGCAAATAGCTGCTAAATATGCTGGTGGTAAGATGCTATGGCCAGCACCGGGTTATTACAGAATAACTTCATATTTTGGTTATAGAATACATCCTATTCTTAAGAAAAAGAAACTTCATACAGGTTTAGATATAGCAGTTCCTCTAGGCGGTAAAATAGTAGCAGCTAATGATGGTGTTGTTCAATATGCTGGATGGCTTGGAGGATATGGTAAAGTAGTTTGGATAGACCACGGTGGAGGAATTTCAACATTATATGCTCACAATTCTCGTTTATTAGTAAAGAAAGGACAAAAAGTTAAAAAAGGACAAGCTATATCCAAAGCAGGAAGTACAGGATATTCAACTGGTCCACATTTACACTTTGAAGTAAGGAAAAACGGTAAAGTTGTAAATCCATTACCATGGGTAAAAGGCAAATAA
- a CDS encoding ABC transporter ATP-binding protein: MAGLTFKNIYKIYPGNVTAVKDFNLEIKDKEFIVLVGPSGCGKSTTLRMVAGLEEISKGELYIGDKLVNDVPPKDRDIAMVFQNYALYPHMSVYDNMAFGLKLRKVPKAEIDRKVKEAAKILGIENLLNRKPKALSGGQRQRVALGRAIVREPKVFLMDEPLSNLDAKLRVQTRTEIIKLHKRLQTTFIYVTHDQTEAMTMGDRIVVMKDGVIQQAATPQEVYEKPANLFVAGFIGSPQMNFIDVVIEGNDVNDCNLVFGNVKIKLPEGKAKIVKQKGYFGKKVVMGIRPEDIHDEKVFIEASRDSVVKAKVEVTEMMGSETYLYINIEGNNAIARVDSRSKARIGDVVELALDKNRIHLFDKDTEISIL, encoded by the coding sequence ATGGCAGGTTTAACTTTTAAGAATATCTACAAAATATATCCTGGTAATGTAACAGCTGTAAAAGACTTTAATCTTGAGATAAAAGATAAAGAGTTTATCGTTTTAGTAGGACCTTCAGGATGTGGTAAATCAACAACACTAAGAATGGTTGCTGGATTAGAGGAGATTTCTAAAGGTGAACTTTATATTGGAGATAAATTAGTTAATGATGTACCGCCAAAAGACAGAGATATTGCGATGGTATTCCAAAACTATGCATTATATCCTCATATGAGTGTATATGATAATATGGCATTTGGATTAAAGCTTAGAAAAGTTCCTAAAGCAGAAATAGATAGAAAAGTTAAAGAAGCTGCTAAAATTTTAGGAATAGAAAATTTACTTAATAGAAAGCCAAAAGCTTTGTCAGGTGGTCAAAGACAGAGGGTTGCTTTAGGTAGAGCTATAGTAAGAGAGCCTAAAGTGTTTTTAATGGATGAACCATTATCAAACTTAGATGCAAAGTTAAGAGTGCAAACAAGAACAGAGATAATTAAGCTTCATAAAAGGCTTCAAACTACATTTATATATGTTACTCATGACCAAACAGAAGCAATGACAATGGGAGATAGAATTGTTGTTATGAAAGATGGAGTCATTCAACAAGCTGCAACTCCACAAGAAGTATATGAAAAACCTGCTAACTTATTTGTTGCAGGATTTATAGGCAGCCCACAGATGAACTTCATTGATGTTGTTATAGAAGGAAATGATGTAAATGATTGCAATTTAGTATTTGGTAATGTAAAGATAAAATTGCCAGAAGGAAAAGCTAAGATAGTTAAACAAAAAGGATACTTCGGAAAGAAAGTAGTAATGGGTATTAGACCTGAAGATATACATGATGAAAAAGTATTTATAGAAGCTTCAAGAGATAGTGTTGTTAAAGCTAAGGTAGAAGTAACTGAAATGATGGGTTCAGAAACTTATCTATATATAAATATTGAAGGTAATAATGCAATAGCAAGGGTAGATTCAAGAAGTAAAGCGAGAATAGGCGATGTAGTTGAATTAGCTTTAGATAAGAATAGAATACACTTGTTTGATAAAGACACAGAGATTTCAATATTATAA
- a CDS encoding S41 family peptidase, with amino-acid sequence MITRRKALYGAIIIVILSSLFTFTISNMIQITIKDKVVITKDYYEDLVATYEKYSKAIALENFIKKNYLKDVNEKDLLEGQLKGMFEALGDPYSVYMTKEEFADFMEHTKGTYQGIGVIVTPGEDNLITVVSPIEDTPGERAGIKTGDKIIKVNGKEFTADKMDDAVKLMKGKPGTSVNITILRTDKDGNNKFIDLNIVREEIRLKTVKSRMLKNKIGYIRIVSFDELTYDDFKKHLNNLKDKGMKGLIIDLRNNPGGLLSECAQIADELMGEGVIVYTETKNKEREYLKSDSKKLGLPLVLIVNGGSASASEILAGAIKDTKTGILVGTKTFGKGIVQRIKPLSDGSGFKLTVSEYFTPSGTNIHGIGILPDVVVELPENVQKIGVDNIKEDVQLKKAIEIIDSKIKNSH; translated from the coding sequence ATGATAACAAGAAGAAAGGCATTGTATGGAGCTATTATAATTGTTATACTTTCAAGTTTATTTACTTTTACCATTAGTAATATGATTCAGATTACAATAAAGGATAAAGTTGTAATTACAAAAGATTATTATGAAGATTTGGTAGCAACTTATGAGAAATATAGTAAAGCTATTGCACTGGAGAATTTTATTAAGAAGAACTATTTGAAAGATGTAAACGAAAAAGATTTACTAGAAGGGCAGTTAAAAGGTATGTTTGAGGCTTTAGGAGATCCTTATTCAGTATATATGACTAAAGAAGAGTTTGCTGATTTTATGGAACATACAAAAGGAACTTATCAGGGGATTGGTGTAATAGTAACTCCTGGAGAGGATAACTTAATTACTGTAGTATCACCCATAGAAGATACTCCAGGAGAGAGAGCGGGAATAAAAACAGGTGATAAAATAATTAAAGTAAATGGGAAAGAATTTACTGCTGATAAAATGGATGACGCTGTTAAATTGATGAAAGGAAAACCAGGTACTAGTGTAAATATTACTATTCTTAGAACAGATAAAGATGGAAATAATAAATTTATTGATTTAAATATAGTTAGGGAAGAAATAAGATTAAAAACAGTAAAATCAAGAATGTTGAAAAATAAAATTGGTTATATTAGGATAGTATCTTTTGATGAATTGACTTATGATGACTTCAAAAAACATCTAAATAACCTTAAAGATAAAGGAATGAAAGGATTAATTATAGATTTGAGAAATAATCCAGGCGGATTATTAAGTGAATGTGCACAGATAGCAGATGAGCTTATGGGAGAAGGAGTTATTGTTTATACTGAAACAAAAAATAAAGAAAGAGAGTATTTAAAGTCTGATTCTAAAAAATTAGGATTACCTTTAGTGCTAATTGTAAACGGTGGTAGTGCGAGTGCTTCAGAGATATTAGCAGGCGCTATAAAAGATACTAAAACTGGAATTTTAGTAGGTACTAAGACATTTGGTAAAGGAATAGTTCAAAGAATAAAGCCGTTAAGTGATGGTTCTGGATTTAAGTTAACAGTTTCGGAGTACTTTACACCTAGTGGTACAAATATCCATGGTATTGGAATATTACCAGATGTAGTTGTTGAGTTACCTGAAAATGTACAGAAGATAGGAGTAGATAATATTAAAGAAGATGTACAGCTTAAGAAAGCTATAGAAATAATTGATTCAAAAATAAAAAATAGCCATTAG
- the uvrB gene encoding excinuclease ABC subunit UvrB → MGQFKIKSDFKPTGDQPKAIEALVDGINNKLKHQTLLGVTGSGKTFTMANIIERVQKPTLVIAHNKTLAAQLASEFREFFPENAVEYFVSYYDYYQPEAYVPQTDTYIEKDASINDEIDKLRHSATAALFERKDVIIVASVSCIYGLGDPIDYENLVLSVRPGMIKDRDEVIRKLVDIQYERNDINFVRGTFRVRGDIVEVFPASSNENAVRIEFFGDEIDRIVEVNALTGEIIGIRNHVSIFPASHYATSREKIERAIKSIEEELKERLNEFKAQGKLLEAQRLQQRTMYDIEMLREMGYCQGIENYSRHISGRPPGSKPYTLIDYFPDDFLMIIDESHVTIPQIRAMYAGDRSRKKTLIEHGFRLPSAYDNRPLKFEEFEELINQVIYVSATPGPYEIEHSQKIVEQIIRPTGLLDPEVEVRPTEGQIDDLVKEINLRIEKDQRVLITTLTKKMAEDLTQYLKEIGIKVTYLHSDIDTIERMEIIRDLRLGKFDVLVGINLLREGLDLPEVSLVAILDADKEGFLRSETSMIQTIGRAARNSEGKVIMYADTITKSMKRAIDETNRRRFMQMEYNKKHGITPQTIRKGVRDIIEATKVAEDKDKYGFDNDKKMSDSEIIELIKKLETEMMKAAEKLQFERAAELRDKIMELKEKL, encoded by the coding sequence ATGGGGCAATTTAAAATAAAATCTGATTTTAAACCAACAGGAGATCAGCCCAAAGCAATAGAGGCTTTAGTAGATGGGATAAATAACAAATTAAAACATCAAACGTTATTAGGAGTAACTGGTTCAGGTAAGACTTTTACAATGGCTAACATAATTGAAAGAGTGCAAAAACCAACCTTAGTAATTGCTCACAATAAAACACTTGCTGCTCAATTAGCCAGCGAATTTAGAGAATTTTTTCCAGAAAATGCAGTAGAGTATTTTGTTAGTTATTATGATTATTATCAGCCTGAAGCCTATGTTCCCCAAACCGATACGTATATAGAAAAAGATGCTTCTATAAATGATGAAATAGATAAATTAAGGCACTCAGCGACAGCTGCATTATTTGAAAGAAAAGATGTAATAATTGTTGCAAGTGTATCGTGCATTTATGGTTTAGGAGATCCGATTGACTATGAAAATCTAGTTTTATCAGTTAGACCTGGGATGATTAAGGATAGAGATGAAGTTATAAGAAAATTAGTGGATATTCAGTATGAGAGAAATGATATTAACTTTGTCAGAGGGACTTTTAGGGTAAGAGGCGATATTGTTGAAGTTTTTCCAGCGTCTTCAAATGAAAATGCAGTTAGAATAGAGTTTTTTGGAGATGAAATTGATAGAATAGTAGAAGTAAATGCACTTACAGGTGAAATTATTGGTATTAGAAATCATGTTTCAATATTTCCTGCATCTCACTATGCAACATCAAGGGAAAAAATAGAAAGAGCTATTAAGAGCATTGAAGAAGAGCTTAAAGAAAGGTTAAATGAATTTAAGGCCCAAGGCAAACTCTTGGAAGCTCAGAGACTCCAACAGAGAACAATGTATGATATTGAAATGCTTAGAGAAATGGGATACTGCCAGGGAATAGAGAATTATTCAAGGCATATTAGTGGAAGACCGCCAGGTAGTAAACCATATACGCTTATTGACTATTTTCCTGATGATTTTCTAATGATAATAGATGAATCTCATGTTACAATACCTCAGATAAGAGCAATGTATGCTGGGGATAGGTCTAGAAAAAAGACATTAATAGAGCATGGATTTAGATTGCCTTCTGCTTATGATAACAGGCCATTGAAATTTGAAGAATTTGAAGAACTTATAAATCAGGTAATATATGTAAGTGCAACACCTGGTCCATATGAAATAGAGCATTCACAGAAAATTGTTGAGCAAATTATACGTCCTACAGGGTTACTTGATCCAGAAGTTGAAGTAAGACCTACAGAGGGGCAGATTGATGATTTAGTTAAGGAAATAAACTTAAGAATTGAAAAAGATCAGAGAGTTTTAATAACTACTTTAACAAAGAAAATGGCTGAAGACTTGACGCAGTATCTAAAAGAAATAGGCATTAAGGTTACTTATCTACATTCAGATATAGATACAATCGAAAGAATGGAAATAATAAGAGATTTAAGACTTGGTAAATTTGATGTTCTAGTTGGTATAAATTTATTGAGAGAAGGTTTAGATTTACCTGAGGTATCTTTAGTAGCAATTTTAGATGCTGATAAAGAAGGGTTTTTAAGATCAGAGACATCTATGATTCAAACAATAGGTAGAGCAGCAAGAAACTCAGAAGGTAAAGTTATAATGTATGCCGATACTATTACTAAATCTATGAAAAGAGCTATAGATGAAACAAATAGAAGAAGATTTATGCAGATGGAATATAATAAGAAGCATGGTATAACGCCGCAAACTATAAGAAAAGGTGTAAGAGATATCATAGAAGCGACAAAAGTAGCTGAGGATAAGGATAAATACGGCTTTGATAATGATAAGAAAATGAGTGATAGTGAAATAATTGAATTGATAAAGAAACTTGAAACAGAGATGATGAAGGCTGCTGAAAAATTGCAGTTTGAAAGAGCAGCTGAGCTTAGAGATAAAATTATGGAATTAAAAGAAAAGCTATAA